GGTGTTGAAGGGGTTTCCGAAACCGTAGGGTTCGCCGGCATACATCGCGGCCGAGATCGGGATCGCGTTCATCGCCTGGCTGCCCCCCGCGACCACGAGGTCCTGCGTGCCGCTCATCACCCCTTGCGCGGCGAAATGCAGCGCTTGCTGCGACGAACCGCACTGGCGATCGACCGTCGTGCCCGGCACGTGCTGGGGCAGCCCGGCGACGAGCCACGCGGTGCGGCCGATGTCCCCCGCCTGCGGTCCGATGGTATCGCAGCAGCCCCACACGACATCCTCGACGGCGTTGGGATCGATGCCCGTGCGCTCGACGAGAACCTTGATCGGGTGCGCGCCCAGATCGGCGGGATGAACGTGTGCAAGGCTGCCCTTCTTGCGCCCGATGGGTGTTCGCACCGCGTCTATGATAAAGGCTTCAGGCATTTGTTCTCTCAGGCGAAAGTGTGTTCAGGCCCAATCGGAAGCGCGCCACCGATCACTGCGTCGTCGACCCTGGAATAGTGGAATGCGCGATCGCCCCAGGCCCCGGCGAGCGCCCAGGCACGCTTCATCCAGAAGTGAAGATCGACCTCGTAGGTATAGCCCATGGCCCCGTGAACCTGGATCGCGGTCTCGGCGGTAAGGATCGCGGCATCCGTGGCGGCGAGCTTGGCGTGACTGACGTGGACCGGCCCGCCAGCGAGTCCATCCTCCAGCGCCTGCGCGGCGCGCCAGACCACCGGCTTGGCGAATTCGATCGCGACCGCACACGTCGCCAACTGGTGCTTGATCGCCTGGAATCCCCCGATCGGCTGGCCGAACTGGGTGCGGACCTTCGCGTATTCGCCCGCCTGTGCCAGCATCGCCTCAGCAAGGCCGATGAGCTGTGCGGCCGACATCAACGCACCGAGATTCAACAGCTTGTCGTCGGGTCCTGAGACGCCGTCTCCGCTTGACGCAGCAAGGTTTCGAAGCGGATCGACGCTTTCGAGCGCGTCTCCCGCGCCGTCTGTCACCCAGGGATTGACCGGGTGGTTGAGCGGGACAGTCTTCTCGCCCCGCGCGATTGCGGCCAGATCGCCGGTCTGCCCCTTGGCGAGCAACCACGGCACCGCCACGAACGCCGTGTCGACGAGCGGCTCGGCAAGCGCCGCACGGCCGCACTCGGACGCGATCAATGCGGCGTCCAGCAGCCCGAGGCCAAGGCCGCCGTGCTCTTCCGGGACAAGCAGGCCGGTCAGGCCCATGTCCGCAAGACCCTGCCAGATGGCCGGATCGCGGTTACCCTCCGCATCCAGGCGCCGCAGGACTTCGGGGCCATGCGTGCCCGCCAGATAGTCGCGGACCGTTTCCGCCAGGGTGAGCTGGTCTTCGGTGAAGCGGAAGTCCATCAGCCTGCTCCCACCCGCGGAAGGCCGAGCAGCCGCTCGGCGATGATATTGCGCTGCACCTCGTTCGAACCGGCGTAGATCGGCCCCGACAGCGAGAAGATGTAGCCTTCCAGCCACTGGTTGATCCGCCCGTCGGCGAAGCGTTTCAGCTCCGCCTGCGCGCCCAGGAGCTGCATCGCCGTCCGGTGCATCGCCCGGTCGAGTTCCGACCAGAAGATCTTGTTGAGGCTCGCCTCCGCGCCGATCTTGCCGCCCGCCATGATCTTCGAGGCGACGGCGTAGGTGTTGTAGGCGTATGCCTGCGCCGCGCCCCAGGCCTGCACCACCGCCTCACGCGCCGCGGGGGACGCTTCGGCTTCGTGCCGACGGTAGAGTTCGACAAGCCGTTTCGCAGTCGCCTGGAAGCGTCCCGGCGAGCGGAGCATCAGCCCGCGTTCGAAGCCGGCGGTCGCCATTGCCACGTTCCACCCTTCGCCTTCGCCCGCCAACCGGTTTGCCACCGGCACGCGCACTTCGTCGAAGAACAGTTCGGCGAAGCCCGTGTCGCCATGAAGCTGCCGGATCGGACGCCTGGTGATGCCGGGCGAATCGAGATCGAACAGGATGAACGTCAGGCCCTTGTGCCGCTTGCTATCTGCATCGGTCCGAAAGATTCCGAAGCCCCAGTCCGCGAATGCCGCGCGGCTGGACCAGGTCTTCTGGCCGGTGAGCACGTAGTGATCGCCATCGCGCACAGCCCTGGAACTGATCGCCGCCATGTCGCTGCCTGCGCCCGGTTCCGACCACGCCTGCGCCCAGATCGTCTCGCCCCTCGCCATGGGCGGCAGGAAGCGCGCCTTCTGTTCGGGCGTGCCGAATTCCATGATCGTCGGGCCCAGCAGGAAGATGCCGTTCTGGTTCGCACGGTTGGGTCCGCCGGCGCGAAAGTATTCCTCTTCGAAGATCAGCCACTCAATCAGGTCAAGGCCGCGCCCGCCGAATTCCTCGGGCCACGTAACCATGCCCCAGTTACCGCTCGCGAGTTCCCGTTCCCACGCGACGTGCTGATCGAACCCTTCGCGGCATTCGAGTGTGACGAGCGGTTCCTTCGGAACATGCGCTTCCATCCACGCGCGAACCTCTGCGCGGAAGGCTTGCTGCTTGGGCGTGTAGGCAAGGTCCATGGTCAGAACTTCGCCGCCTTGCCCGTCTCCACGAACGCGTCCCGGCTCTTCTGCGAATCCTCGTGCATGTACATTTCGAGCGTGAAGCCCTGTTCCCAGCGGTATCCGCGGTCCACATCGCGCGGTTCGAGACCGTTCAGCGCTTCCTTCGCGATGACGAGCGCCTTGCGGCTTTTCGAAGCGACGACCGCGCAGAACGCCCGCGCTTCCTCGACCAGCTTCTCGCGAGCGACCACTTTCTCCACCGCGCCCAGGCGCCAGGCTTCCTGCGCGGGAATGTTACCGCCGGTGAAGAATGCCGCCCGCACCTTGTGGAGCGGCAGCATGCGCGAAAGATGGCTGGCCCCGCCCATCGCGCCGCGATCGACTTCGGGCAGCGAGAAGAACGCATCGTCGGCCGCGATGATCGTGTCGGAAGCGCCGCAAATGCCGATCCCGCCGCCGATGACGAACTTGTGAACCGCCACGATCACCG
This region of Tsuneonella aeria genomic DNA includes:
- a CDS encoding acyl-CoA dehydrogenase family protein, which produces MDFRFTEDQLTLAETVRDYLAGTHGPEVLRRLDAEGNRDPAIWQGLADMGLTGLLVPEEHGGLGLGLLDAALIASECGRAALAEPLVDTAFVAVPWLLAKGQTGDLAAIARGEKTVPLNHPVNPWVTDGAGDALESVDPLRNLAASSGDGVSGPDDKLLNLGALMSAAQLIGLAEAMLAQAGEYAKVRTQFGQPIGGFQAIKHQLATCAVAIEFAKPVVWRAAQALEDGLAGGPVHVSHAKLAATDAAILTAETAIQVHGAMGYTYEVDLHFWMKRAWALAGAWGDRAFHYSRVDDAVIGGALPIGPEHTFA
- a CDS encoding acyl-CoA dehydrogenase family protein, whose protein sequence is MDLAYTPKQQAFRAEVRAWMEAHVPKEPLVTLECREGFDQHVAWERELASGNWGMVTWPEEFGGRGLDLIEWLIFEEEYFRAGGPNRANQNGIFLLGPTIMEFGTPEQKARFLPPMARGETIWAQAWSEPGAGSDMAAISSRAVRDGDHYVLTGQKTWSSRAAFADWGFGIFRTDADSKRHKGLTFILFDLDSPGITRRPIRQLHGDTGFAELFFDEVRVPVANRLAGEGEGWNVAMATAGFERGLMLRSPGRFQATAKRLVELYRRHEAEASPAAREAVVQAWGAAQAYAYNTYAVASKIMAGGKIGAEASLNKIFWSELDRAMHRTAMQLLGAQAELKRFADGRINQWLEGYIFSLSGPIYAGSNEVQRNIIAERLLGLPRVGAG
- a CDS encoding enoyl-CoA hydratase family protein, whose amino-acid sequence is MGIETTISDRIAEIVFDVPPVNAFDSETWLSLPEIISAAARNPGVNCILIRAADTARGFCGGVDIKEMQAHPERITLLNRGNYLTFKAIRDAEVPVIVAVHKFVIGGGIGICGASDTIIAADDAFFSLPEVDRGAMGGASHLSRMLPLHKVRAAFFTGGNIPAQEAWRLGAVEKVVAREKLVEEARAFCAVVASKSRKALVIAKEALNGLEPRDVDRGYRWEQGFTLEMYMHEDSQKSRDAFVETGKAAKF